One Sediminicola sp. YIK13 DNA segment encodes these proteins:
- a CDS encoding CIA30 family protein, which translates to MIHALIVIVQLFMITPIVIFDFNTKSNLSQWTVLDDVVMGGRSSSKIYLNSDGHGVFEGHVSLENNGGFSSVRYLMKPISVKGYSKCVIRLKGDGKNYQFRIKSKSEDYYSYIAKFSTTGQWQTMEITMEDMSPWFRGRRLDMPNYPAITIESISFLIGNKKEEDFKLLIDSIEVR; encoded by the coding sequence ATGATACACGCGTTAATAGTTATAGTTCAATTGTTTATGATAACCCCAATTGTAATTTTTGATTTCAATACTAAAAGTAACCTTTCCCAATGGACCGTTTTGGATGATGTAGTCATGGGTGGACGGTCTTCAAGTAAAATTTATCTCAATTCAGATGGTCATGGTGTTTTTGAAGGTCATGTTTCACTGGAAAATAATGGCGGATTCTCCTCGGTACGCTATCTAATGAAACCTATAAGTGTTAAGGGTTATTCCAAATGTGTGATCCGCCTTAAAGGAGACGGAAAGAATTATCAGTTTAGAATCAAATCCAAGAGCGAGGACTACTATAGTTACATTGCCAAATTCAGCACCACGGGCCAATGGCAGACCATGGAAATAACTATGGAGGATATGTCGCCATGGTTCAGGGGCAGAAGGCTAGATATGCCAAATTATCCAGCAATTACCATAGAATCCATCAGTTTTCTTATCGGTAATAAAAAAGAAGAAGATTTTAAGTTGTTAATAGATTCTATAGAAGTACGATAA
- a CDS encoding dienelactone hydrolase family protein — MKKLTKADINQEVFDLYDDYAHNKIERRQFMEKLSLYAVGGITIPSLLSFMMPNYIDSILVKPNDPRIQSDYITYTSPKGGGDIKGLLSKPTDSKEKLPGIIVVHENRGLNPYIEDVGRRAALEGFITLAPDALSPLGGYPGNDDEGRAMQRERDRYEMLEDFIAAYEYLISRDDCNGKVGVVGFCFGGWIANMMAVKVPSLSAAVPFYGGQPSNEEAAMISAPLMLQYAGLDERVNAGWPAYEKVLKENNIEHVAYFYPEVNHGFHNNTTPRYDEAAAKLAWERTIKFFKDKLK; from the coding sequence ATGAAAAAGTTGACAAAAGCGGATATCAATCAAGAGGTCTTTGATCTGTACGATGATTACGCCCATAATAAAATTGAAAGAAGGCAGTTTATGGAGAAGCTTTCACTTTATGCAGTAGGCGGAATAACTATTCCTTCCCTTCTCAGTTTTATGATGCCCAATTATATCGATTCTATATTGGTAAAGCCAAATGACCCAAGAATACAGTCGGACTATATCACCTATACTTCACCAAAAGGCGGGGGAGATATTAAAGGGTTGTTATCCAAGCCCACAGATTCAAAAGAAAAATTACCGGGGATTATCGTTGTTCATGAAAATAGGGGCCTCAACCCTTATATAGAAGATGTAGGACGAAGGGCAGCTTTGGAGGGATTCATCACCTTGGCTCCGGATGCCTTGTCACCCTTGGGAGGTTATCCTGGCAATGATGATGAAGGCAGGGCAATGCAGAGGGAGCGGGACAGATATGAGATGTTGGAGGACTTTATTGCAGCCTATGAGTATTTAATTTCCCGGGATGACTGCAATGGCAAAGTTGGGGTGGTCGGGTTTTGTTTTGGAGGGTGGATCGCCAATATGATGGCAGTAAAAGTTCCTTCCCTTTCGGCTGCAGTCCCTTTTTATGGAGGACAACCTTCCAATGAAGAGGCTGCAATGATAAGCGCTCCATTGATGCTTCAATATGCAGGATTGGACGAAAGGGTCAATGCCGGATGGCCTGCTTATGAGAAAGTGTTGAAGGAAAACAACATTGAACACGTCGCCTATTTCTATCCCGAGGTGAACCATGGGTTCCACAATAATACGACCCCAAGGTATGATGAGGCGGCTGCCAAATTGGCTTGGGAAAGAACCATTAAATTTTTCAAGGACAAACTCAAATAA